From the Lathyrus oleraceus cultivar Zhongwan6 chromosome 4, CAAS_Psat_ZW6_1.0, whole genome shotgun sequence genome, one window contains:
- the LOC127138578 gene encoding oxysterol-binding protein-related protein 4B yields MAGEGKKQPKIVLTKPFSLEIESDSEPSYSYRAPNIVRRLLSLFKNVRPGADLTNLQLPPLFYFPKSQLQCYGESVYSTTSNSNLLAKCNNEQSPLERLTSVVAWSISTTRPTSFGVAPYNPILGETHHVSKGNLNVLLEQVSINPPVSALHATDDKENIEMIWSQQPAPKFRGTSIEAEVHGKRVLKLRNHGETYEMNCPRLSIRILPFPGVSWVGNVNILCKETGLVAELSYKSSFSFLGLGGNSKLVQGKILDSSSFNVLYEIDGQWDRTVKVKDTNNGKVKVIYDAQKVISGLKAPIVKDAEGVWETESALIWGELTQAIISNDWEKAKEAKQGVEERQKKMLREREGKGGSWSPKNFVVSYSNESGLECDCSPINKWVPPAPIIAL; encoded by the exons ATG GCAGGAGAAGGGAAGAAGCAACCGAAAATTGTTTTGACGAAGCCATTCTCATTGGAAATTGAATCGGATTCAGAGCCGAGTTACAGTTACAGGGCCCCCAATATTGTTCGCCGCTTGTTAAGTTTATTTAAGAATGTACGCCCGGGAGCAGATCTCACTAACTTACAG CTTCCGCCTCTATTTTATTTCCCAAAATCACAACTTCAATGCTACGGTGAATCAGTATATAGCACAACTTCAAATTCAAACTTGCTGGCCAAATGCAACAACGAGCAAAGTCCATTGGAAAGGCTCACATCTGTCGTGGCATGGAGCATATCTACCACGCGCCCCACATCTTTTGGCGTTGCTCCGTATAATCCCATTCTTGGAGAGACGCACCATGTTTCCAAGGGCAACCTTAACGTCCTACTCGAGCAAGTTTCCATCAATCCTCCGGTATCTGCTCTTCACGCAACAGATGACAAGGAAAACATTGAAATGATATGGTCCCAACAACCTGCTCCAAAGTTTCGCG GTACAAGCATTGAAGCTGAAGTGCATGGGAAAAGGGTGCTGAAGCTTAGAAATCACGGGGAAACATATGAAATGAACTGTCCTCGCCTCTCGATTAGAATTCTTCCGTTTCCCGGAGTTAGTTGGGTTGGCAATGTTAATATACTGTGCAAAGAGACAGGTCTTGTGGCTGAATTATCCTACAAATCATCCTTTTCTTTTCTTGGACTTGGAGGGAATAGTAAGTTGGTCCAAGGGAAGATCCTTGATTCCTCATCATTTAATGTGCTATATGAAATTGATGGTCAATGGGATAG GACTGTTAAAGTAAAGGATACAAACAATGGGAAAGTCAAAGTGATATATGATGCACAAAAAGTCATTTCAGGACTCAAAGCTCCTATTGTCAAAGATGCAGAG GGTGTGTGGGAAACTGAATCAGCCCTTATTTGGGGTGAGTTGACCCAAGCCATTATTAGCAATGACTGGGAGAAAGCAAAAGAAGCAAAGCAAGGTGTGGAGGAAAGAcaaaagaagatgttgagagaaaGAGAGGGCAAAGGGGGAAGTTGGAGTCCTAAGAATTTTGTGGTGTCTTATAGTAATGAAAGTGGGTTGGAGTGTGATTGTTCACCCATTAACAAATGGGTCCCTCCTGCTCCTATTATAGCCCTTTAA